One window of Neptuniibacter halophilus genomic DNA carries:
- a CDS encoding glycosyltransferase family 4 protein, whose product MTRLAIIRQRYRPDGGAERFVSQALAALAETSQLDVSVITRGWEGENRSGYQVLQCDPQQRGRVEREQAFAGKALQLLKEHQFDLVQSHERIPGCDIYRAGDGVHKVWLQQRDRVIGCLQRFWQQRSAFHRYQLATEKALFTHPELKAVICNSEMVKQEIIQHFATPTDKIHVIYNAVDGERFKPVTADQKQALKKKLGLATDKPVAIYVGSGFQRKGLEAAIGAVAKQPDYQLLVVGKDKKQRRYEKLAARLGCAERVLFAGVQKEMPEYYNAADLLLLPTLYDPFPNVILEAMSSGLPVITSRKCGGAEFIRQGEEGFVTDALDVDAMAAALGQLKDPQQWQRSSVAARQRVAACTPENLAGQLLALYQSLLSGTGGRVREPV is encoded by the coding sequence ATGACCCGTCTGGCAATTATCCGACAGCGCTACCGGCCGGATGGCGGAGCAGAACGTTTTGTCTCTCAGGCTCTGGCGGCACTGGCTGAAACGTCTCAGTTGGATGTCAGCGTGATTACCCGCGGCTGGGAAGGGGAAAACCGTTCCGGCTATCAGGTACTGCAGTGCGATCCGCAACAGCGGGGCAGGGTTGAGCGTGAGCAGGCGTTTGCCGGGAAGGCGCTGCAACTGCTTAAGGAACATCAGTTTGATCTGGTCCAGTCTCACGAGCGTATTCCCGGTTGTGATATCTATCGCGCCGGAGACGGGGTACATAAAGTCTGGCTGCAGCAGCGTGATCGGGTTATTGGTTGTCTGCAGCGTTTCTGGCAGCAGCGCAGTGCTTTTCACCGCTACCAGCTCGCCACAGAAAAGGCGTTGTTCACTCATCCTGAGCTCAAGGCAGTGATCTGTAATTCGGAGATGGTTAAGCAGGAAATCATCCAGCACTTCGCCACCCCTACAGATAAGATTCATGTGATCTATAACGCGGTGGATGGCGAGCGCTTTAAGCCAGTCACCGCAGATCAAAAACAGGCGCTGAAAAAGAAACTGGGGCTGGCAACTGATAAACCAGTGGCGATCTATGTGGGTTCGGGTTTTCAGCGGAAAGGTCTGGAAGCGGCTATCGGGGCGGTGGCTAAACAGCCTGACTATCAGTTGCTGGTGGTGGGTAAAGATAAAAAACAGCGTCGCTATGAGAAACTTGCGGCCCGTCTTGGGTGTGCTGAACGGGTCCTGTTTGCCGGCGTACAAAAAGAGATGCCGGAGTATTACAACGCAGCGGATCTGCTGTTGTTGCCAACTCTGTATGATCCCTTTCCCAATGTCATACTGGAAGCGATGAGCAGTGGTCTGCCGGTAATCACCTCGCGTAAGTGCGGCGGCGCGGAGTTTATCCGACAGGGCGAAGAGGGGTTTGTCACTGATGCCCTCGATGTTGATGCTATGGCTGCTGCACTGGGGCAGTTAAAAGATCCGCAGCAGTGGCAGCGATCTTCAGTCGCGGCCCGACAGAGAGTGGCGGCCTGTACTCCGGAAAATCTGGCAGGGCAATTGCTGGCGCTGTATCAGTCACTTTTGTCTGGCACGGGGGGACGCGTTCGTGAGCCGGTTTAA
- a CDS encoding glycosyltransferase family 9 protein, with protein MSRFKSRLVTLSAVLKRLPGHLFRRAPQKAPEKVLIAHHLLLGDTLMLTPLLAKIRQQYPHAEICMLGQKALASLYAGKPYGVNYLPYHPSETERYRELIASGPYDLAFVPADNRYSILAYAMGARWIKAFSGDRPAYKSWLVDQFYDYPDTPMHWADINTLMLEGDYPAPFSPEQWPLPETSQAEILPEIPGRFVVLHVGASSALKLWSPALWRQLADGLTAEGFQVVWSGGPGEEPLVEAIGVMPGEINLAGKLSLAQLCRLLQQSAALVCPDTGISHLGRLSDTPTLCLFGPGNPAVFGNCRFWNQDNYRAIHKPVACRDQHVMFKREIPWLQRCNRGTDRCEKAVCMQAITLQEVQQQLASLLHQDHF; from the coding sequence GTGAGCCGGTTTAAATCCCGTCTGGTGACGCTGAGTGCGGTTCTGAAACGGTTACCTGGCCACTTGTTCCGCCGGGCGCCACAAAAGGCCCCGGAAAAGGTTCTGATTGCACACCATCTGCTATTGGGCGATACCCTGATGCTGACGCCGCTGCTGGCAAAAATTCGGCAGCAGTACCCGCATGCGGAAATCTGTATGTTAGGCCAGAAAGCCTTAGCTTCACTCTATGCCGGTAAGCCTTATGGTGTGAATTATCTGCCTTATCATCCCTCTGAAACCGAGCGTTATCGTGAGCTGATCGCTTCGGGGCCCTACGATCTGGCCTTCGTACCGGCAGATAATCGTTACAGTATTCTCGCCTATGCGATGGGAGCCCGGTGGATCAAAGCGTTTTCCGGTGATCGCCCGGCGTATAAAAGCTGGCTGGTAGATCAGTTTTACGATTACCCCGATACACCTATGCACTGGGCGGATATTAATACCCTGATGCTGGAGGGGGACTATCCGGCGCCCTTCAGTCCTGAGCAGTGGCCGCTTCCGGAGACCAGTCAGGCTGAGATACTGCCTGAGATCCCGGGCCGGTTTGTGGTTTTGCATGTGGGGGCGAGTTCAGCGTTGAAGCTGTGGTCCCCTGCCCTCTGGCGACAGTTGGCAGACGGACTGACCGCAGAGGGGTTTCAGGTGGTCTGGAGTGGAGGCCCGGGTGAGGAGCCTCTGGTTGAAGCGATCGGTGTCATGCCGGGGGAGATCAATCTGGCCGGTAAGCTGTCGCTGGCACAGCTCTGCCGATTGCTGCAGCAAAGCGCTGCGCTGGTTTGCCCGGACACGGGTATCAGTCATCTCGGCCGGCTCAGTGATACGCCGACGCTGTGCCTGTTCGGGCCGGGTAACCCCGCAGTCTTTGGTAACTGTCGCTTCTGGAATCAGGATAACTATCGGGCGATTCATAAACCGGTTGCCTGCCGGGATCAGCATGTGATGTTCAAGCGGGAAATACCCTGGTTGCAGCGCTGTAATCGTGGCACTGATCGCTGCGAAAAAGCGGTCTGTATGCAGGCTATTACGCTGCAGGAGGTGCAGCAGCAACTGGCGTCGCTGCTGCATCAGGATCACTTTTAA
- a CDS encoding glycosyltransferase — MLRIGLLIDSLIGGGAERVVLNFAGGLADMGHDVHIILVKNEQQHQAASDRYQIHYLSEDGELAENRWQNKKLLAQALRDKVTQIENDGQKFDFFTSNAEDMDRLSGMAALENVYIRYRNSMVKYIENKVGNKTGLKRWIRQWRWTRKFRSIYSGRNIVTVSDALQDELVNQVGIKPKSIRTIYNPFDFDLLRSKAAEPIDPALKPDSPYIIYAAKFENRKRQDLLLKAYAKANIEQKLVLIGGTYTESDKRWYEQMLALIDDLGIKDKVILPGFQSNPYAWVKGAELFAMSSDSEGLPTVLIESLIVGTPVVSTNCPTGPSEILTGEFSRFLSPTDDVDGLAANIRAALEEYPAISDEYLHKFSIRNSLQQYIDHHRQLQG; from the coding sequence ATGTTACGTATTGGATTGTTGATCGACTCCCTGATCGGCGGCGGCGCCGAGCGCGTGGTATTGAATTTTGCCGGGGGCCTGGCCGATATGGGACACGATGTTCATATCATTCTGGTCAAAAATGAGCAGCAACATCAGGCCGCCTCCGACCGCTACCAGATACACTACCTGTCTGAAGACGGAGAACTGGCCGAAAACCGCTGGCAGAATAAAAAACTACTGGCGCAGGCGCTGCGGGATAAGGTCACACAGATCGAGAACGATGGCCAGAAGTTCGACTTCTTCACCTCCAATGCAGAAGATATGGATCGCCTCAGCGGGATGGCCGCACTGGAAAACGTCTATATCCGCTACCGCAACTCGATGGTCAAGTACATCGAAAACAAAGTCGGTAATAAAACCGGGCTGAAACGCTGGATACGGCAGTGGCGGTGGACCCGAAAGTTCCGCAGCATCTACAGTGGCAGAAATATTGTTACCGTATCCGATGCCCTGCAGGATGAACTGGTCAATCAGGTCGGTATTAAACCGAAATCGATCCGCACCATTTACAATCCGTTTGATTTCGATCTGTTACGCAGCAAAGCTGCCGAACCGATCGATCCGGCCCTGAAACCCGATTCTCCGTATATCATCTACGCGGCTAAGTTTGAAAATCGCAAGCGTCAGGACCTGCTGCTGAAGGCCTACGCCAAAGCCAATATCGAACAGAAACTGGTCCTGATCGGTGGCACCTATACCGAGTCAGACAAACGCTGGTATGAACAGATGCTGGCGTTGATTGACGATCTGGGCATCAAAGACAAAGTGATTCTACCGGGTTTCCAGAGCAACCCTTACGCCTGGGTCAAAGGGGCCGAGCTGTTTGCCATGTCCTCCGACAGTGAAGGGCTGCCCACGGTTCTGATCGAATCCCTGATCGTCGGTACGCCGGTAGTCAGCACCAACTGTCCGACCGGACCTTCCGAGATTCTCACCGGAGAGTTCAGCCGCTTCCTGTCACCCACGGACGATGTCGACGGCCTTGCCGCCAATATCCGCGCGGCGCTGGAGGAATACCCGGCAATCAGCGACGAATACCTGCACAAGTTTTCGATCCGAAACTCGCTGCAGCAATATATCGATCATCACCGCCAGTTGCAGGGTTAA
- a CDS encoding glycosyltransferase family 9 protein — protein sequence MKQILVVRRDNIGDLVCTTPMLTLLRQRYPDAEITLLACSYNAPILENCPDIDDLCFYVKAKHRGTRSRFSIYLERFRLLRRLRRKQIDLAILATPSPDRHGLKLARQAGAARIIGVDDGSLGIKDAVTPDSLEGLHQVEKICRIAGFKDKAIPALSLAATPEEQQYARQQLANSGATQLEQGIAAFHISARKACNQWPAEKFAELINAYRAGSDRPVMLLWSPGSQHDPQHPGDDEKLEQLLQLTDQVDNIIPFRTENLRQLVGALSLAQIMVCSDGGAMHVASGLGVPVVALFGYPGADQWRPWGQHRIMHKEPLTDLTSAEVLDAMQQLA from the coding sequence GTGAAACAGATTCTGGTTGTACGCAGAGACAATATCGGCGATCTGGTATGCACAACTCCCATGCTCACCCTGCTGCGTCAGCGTTATCCGGATGCCGAAATCACCCTGCTGGCCTGCAGTTATAACGCGCCGATTCTGGAAAATTGTCCGGATATTGATGACCTGTGCTTCTACGTTAAAGCCAAGCACCGTGGCACCCGCAGTCGTTTTTCGATCTACCTTGAGCGCTTCCGGTTACTGCGTCGGCTCAGACGTAAACAGATCGATCTTGCCATTCTGGCGACACCCTCACCTGACCGTCATGGTCTGAAACTGGCCCGTCAGGCCGGTGCGGCCCGGATTATCGGTGTTGATGATGGCAGCCTGGGGATCAAAGACGCCGTTACACCAGACTCATTAGAAGGTCTGCATCAGGTAGAAAAGATCTGCCGCATCGCCGGTTTTAAGGATAAAGCCATTCCCGCTCTCAGCCTGGCGGCCACCCCGGAAGAACAGCAATATGCCCGACAGCAACTGGCGAACAGTGGCGCAACCCAACTGGAACAGGGGATCGCGGCTTTTCATATCAGCGCCCGTAAAGCCTGTAACCAATGGCCTGCGGAAAAATTTGCCGAACTGATCAATGCCTACCGGGCGGGTTCTGACAGACCCGTCATGCTGCTCTGGAGTCCCGGCTCACAACACGACCCGCAGCATCCCGGCGATGATGAGAAGCTTGAGCAGTTACTGCAACTCACTGACCAAGTAGACAATATTATTCCCTTCCGCACCGAAAACCTGCGGCAACTGGTGGGCGCGCTCTCTCTGGCGCAGATTATGGTCTGCAGTGATGGCGGTGCCATGCATGTTGCCAGCGGGCTGGGTGTACCGGTTGTTGCCCTGTTTGGATACCCCGGCGCAGATCAATGGCGCCCCTGGGGCCAGCATCGTATTATGCATAAAGAACCCCTCACCGACCTGACCAGCGCCGAAGTGCTCGACGCTATGCAACAGTTGGCTTAA
- a CDS encoding O-antigen ligase family protein: MLTLLSGILLIAFSISVQLRDAQGVMLSALAALLLLSSPEFRKLIAIRSGLILWAALIGLAALSVNWSVAPDLTLSAIKKELLYPLFAFGIFYLCCQQSTLQNYTIIGLGIGYTALLFLSINFKLGLIKGGSDYYLMVGDTSTLITLAVCVFCSICISNRRLWILLLALTGLAVSGYSLSLIQNRMAIICVGFVAAFFSLVVLFDVVKCRKQRGLVLILIPILLAVSTLTALNMKQSGNISEVTALKKDPRANTLWPFYLSQYDRAPHRGFGYGYSIPGQALSDEMPENFNSNYRLHAHNVLLNRYLQLGWPGLLLFMALYGWLIYRMVLLCKQPENRHLGLLGISLTLVFFLKSMTDDFFIRNNIIIFWALMGLILASAVRPAKKTETEAIK; this comes from the coding sequence ATGCTGACCCTTTTATCAGGCATACTCCTGATTGCTTTCTCTATATCAGTCCAACTGAGAGATGCACAGGGCGTGATGCTGTCTGCGTTAGCGGCACTGCTGTTACTGTCCTCACCCGAGTTCCGAAAGCTGATCGCAATCCGCTCGGGTCTCATATTGTGGGCAGCCCTGATCGGCCTTGCCGCATTGTCGGTAAACTGGAGCGTTGCCCCGGATCTCACCCTCAGCGCCATCAAAAAAGAGCTGCTTTATCCCCTGTTTGCTTTTGGCATTTTTTATCTGTGTTGTCAGCAATCAACCCTGCAGAACTACACGATCATCGGTCTGGGAATTGGCTATACCGCCCTGTTATTTCTGTCCATTAATTTCAAGCTGGGTCTGATAAAAGGGGGAAGCGACTATTACCTGATGGTGGGCGATACTTCGACCCTGATCACTTTAGCCGTCTGTGTCTTCTGCTCGATCTGTATCAGCAACCGAAGACTCTGGATACTGTTACTTGCCTTAACAGGGCTGGCTGTGAGCGGTTACAGCCTTTCTCTGATCCAGAACCGAATGGCTATTATCTGTGTCGGTTTTGTTGCGGCGTTTTTCAGTCTGGTAGTCCTCTTCGATGTTGTTAAATGCCGCAAACAAAGAGGCCTGGTACTCATCCTGATTCCCATACTCCTTGCTGTTTCCACCCTAACTGCACTGAATATGAAGCAGAGCGGCAACATTAGCGAAGTCACCGCGCTGAAAAAAGACCCACGCGCTAACACGCTCTGGCCGTTCTATCTCAGCCAATATGACCGCGCTCCTCATCGTGGTTTTGGTTATGGTTATTCGATTCCGGGTCAGGCGCTATCTGATGAGATGCCAGAAAACTTCAACAGCAATTACCGTCTTCACGCCCACAACGTCCTTTTAAACCGCTATCTGCAGTTAGGCTGGCCGGGGCTGTTGTTATTTATGGCACTGTACGGCTGGCTGATTTACCGTATGGTATTACTCTGCAAGCAGCCGGAAAACCGGCACCTGGGCCTGCTTGGTATCAGCCTGACACTGGTATTTTTCCTGAAAAGTATGACGGATGATTTTTTTATCCGGAATAACATTATTATCTTCTGGGCGCTGATGGGGCTGATTCTGGCATCCGCGGTTCGACCTGCAAAAAAAACTGAAACCGAGGCCATCAAGTGA
- a CDS encoding glycosyltransferase family 2 protein codes for MNKEPLSAVIITLNEASNIADCIASLSFCDEVVVVDSGSTDDTVAISESLGCRVVVQQWLGFGKQKQFAVEQARHHWVLCLDADERISPELQQSIEHFMRNPASHACQMPRRNRFMGRWLYHGEGYPDISLRLFHRAHAAWSDDPVHEKVVSQAEPATLSGDILHFSQETLEQYLNKQNRYTSLQAEQLFQKGKKIGVAKLLLSPLLRFIKFYLIRQGFRDGLPGLVHILIGCLNSFSKYAKTIEKIKVNENK; via the coding sequence GTGAATAAAGAGCCACTCTCTGCCGTTATCATCACGCTTAATGAAGCATCTAATATTGCGGATTGTATCGCCTCACTCAGTTTTTGCGATGAAGTGGTCGTGGTTGATTCCGGCAGTACGGATGACACGGTAGCGATCAGCGAATCGCTGGGCTGCAGAGTGGTTGTGCAGCAATGGCTGGGCTTTGGCAAACAAAAGCAGTTTGCGGTTGAACAGGCCCGGCACCACTGGGTACTCTGCCTCGACGCCGATGAGCGGATCAGCCCGGAGCTGCAGCAGAGTATCGAGCACTTTATGCGCAACCCTGCCAGCCATGCCTGCCAGATGCCCCGGCGAAACCGGTTTATGGGCCGCTGGCTTTACCATGGTGAAGGCTATCCGGATATCAGCCTGCGTTTATTCCACCGGGCGCACGCAGCCTGGAGTGATGACCCGGTTCATGAAAAGGTGGTCAGTCAGGCTGAACCGGCAACACTCAGCGGAGATATACTGCACTTTTCTCAGGAAACGCTTGAGCAGTACCTGAATAAGCAGAACCGCTACACCTCGCTTCAGGCGGAGCAACTTTTTCAGAAAGGAAAAAAGATTGGCGTGGCTAAACTGCTGCTCAGCCCTTTGCTGCGGTTTATTAAATTCTATTTAATCCGTCAGGGGTTTCGCGACGGGCTCCCCGGTCTGGTCCACATCCTGATTGGCTGTCTCAACTCATTTTCCAAATACGCTAAAACGATCGAAAAAATCAAAGTTAACGAGAATAAGTAG
- a CDS encoding glycosyltransferase family 2 protein produces the protein MQISICVLTFNSDKTLKPLLDQLLKLNAEMVVVDSGSSDRTLDIIHKASEQGNVRRIDRPYQCHSDQMNYAIDQASHDWVLCMDSDEIPDDQFILELQGLLKSFDPEQTGQAGRIKRNWYVLGRKVHAMYPCSSPDYVVRFFNRKQCRFNDSVVDDKVIGFDQDFILAGEVDHHTFETQEAMDRKLDAYVRRLKSGSAPRKNSTPRAIASAIAAFWKWYFVKQAYLDGIVGIKTARYAAQYSYRKYKV, from the coding sequence ATGCAAATTTCTATCTGCGTCCTCACTTTTAATAGCGATAAAACTCTCAAGCCGCTACTGGACCAATTGTTAAAGCTGAATGCTGAGATGGTGGTGGTTGATTCCGGCAGTAGTGACCGTACGCTGGATATAATCCACAAGGCGTCTGAACAGGGCAATGTGCGCCGAATTGACCGTCCGTATCAGTGTCATTCTGATCAGATGAATTATGCGATAGATCAGGCCAGTCACGACTGGGTCCTCTGTATGGACAGTGATGAGATTCCTGATGATCAGTTTATTCTGGAATTACAGGGCTTGCTGAAAAGTTTTGACCCGGAACAGACAGGTCAGGCAGGGCGGATCAAGCGAAACTGGTATGTGTTGGGGCGTAAGGTACATGCCATGTATCCATGCTCCAGTCCGGATTATGTGGTGCGTTTCTTCAACCGGAAGCAGTGTCGCTTCAATGACAGTGTGGTGGACGATAAGGTCATCGGTTTTGATCAGGATTTTATCCTTGCCGGTGAAGTTGATCACCACACTTTTGAAACTCAGGAAGCGATGGACCGGAAACTGGATGCCTATGTGCGCCGTTTGAAATCAGGCTCTGCGCCAAGAAAAAATTCGACGCCGCGCGCGATTGCCAGTGCGATTGCGGCCTTCTGGAAGTGGTATTTTGTGAAGCAAGCGTATCTGGATGGCATCGTAGGGATAAAAACGGCGCGCTATGCAGCTCAATACTCCTACCGTAAGTATAAGGTTTAA
- the waaA gene encoding lipid IV(A) 3-deoxy-D-manno-octulosonic acid transferase gives MPRWLYTALFYLALPVILLRLWLRGRKAPAYRERWQERLGVYQSDPLTNAQPLWIHAVSVGETLAIVPLVKLIQARYPQLPIVMTTMTPTGAERVRASFGDSVQHYYCPYDLPCALKRFLNHVKPQACVIVETELWPNLVDQCYRSRVPVLVANARLSARSARGYARFAKMAAAMLQQVELIAAQNATDGQRFVELGLAPEHLQVTGSIKFDISVPEGSERLAYGLRELWGAQRPVLIGASTHEGEEQALVELYKGLLSDHPELLLVLVPRHPERFGPVAELVKAAGLKMARRSLGQQPASTTQVYLGDTMGELMKLLAAADIAFVGGSLIERGGHNPLEPAVLKKPVLMGPHFFNFQQICEQLAQAGGLSVVADEKALYQRCAELLADASTARAQGEKGYDFVMQNQGALERLYALVEAVCIRR, from the coding sequence ATGCCACGTTGGTTATACACCGCTCTGTTCTACCTTGCCCTGCCGGTTATTCTGTTGCGGCTGTGGTTGCGCGGGCGGAAAGCGCCGGCTTACCGGGAGCGTTGGCAGGAGCGGCTCGGTGTTTATCAGTCAGATCCTTTGACGAATGCTCAGCCGCTGTGGATTCATGCGGTTTCTGTGGGCGAAACGCTGGCGATTGTACCGCTGGTTAAGCTGATTCAGGCGCGTTATCCGCAGTTGCCGATTGTGATGACCACGATGACGCCTACCGGTGCGGAGCGAGTCAGGGCCAGCTTCGGTGATAGCGTTCAGCACTATTATTGTCCTTACGATCTGCCCTGTGCGCTGAAGCGTTTTCTCAATCATGTGAAGCCGCAGGCCTGCGTCATTGTTGAAACTGAGTTATGGCCTAATCTGGTCGATCAGTGTTATCGCAGCAGGGTGCCGGTGCTGGTGGCCAACGCGCGACTGTCGGCACGATCGGCCAGAGGCTATGCCCGTTTTGCCAAAATGGCGGCGGCCATGCTGCAGCAGGTGGAGCTGATCGCTGCGCAAAATGCGACCGACGGACAGCGCTTTGTTGAGCTGGGGCTGGCGCCGGAACATCTGCAGGTGACCGGTTCGATTAAATTCGACATCAGCGTCCCGGAAGGCTCTGAGCGTCTGGCGTATGGGTTGCGCGAGCTCTGGGGGGCGCAGCGCCCGGTGCTGATCGGTGCCAGCACCCATGAGGGTGAAGAGCAGGCGCTGGTGGAGCTCTATAAGGGGTTGCTGAGTGATCATCCTGAGCTGCTTCTGGTTCTGGTGCCCAGACACCCGGAGCGGTTTGGCCCGGTGGCTGAACTGGTTAAAGCGGCGGGGCTGAAAATGGCCCGTCGCAGTCTGGGGCAGCAGCCAGCTTCGACCACTCAGGTATATCTGGGAGATACCATGGGCGAGTTAATGAAGCTGCTGGCGGCAGCGGATATCGCCTTTGTTGGCGGGAGTCTGATTGAGCGGGGAGGGCATAACCCGCTCGAGCCGGCTGTGCTGAAAAAGCCGGTGCTGATGGGGCCACACTTTTTTAATTTTCAGCAGATCTGTGAGCAGTTAGCGCAAGCCGGTGGCCTGAGCGTGGTAGCCGATGAAAAAGCGCTTTATCAACGCTGCGCAGAGTTGCTGGCCGATGCTTCGACAGCCCGGGCACAGGGTGAGAAAGGCTATGACTTTGTGATGCAGAACCAGGGCGCATTAGAGAGACTTTACGCCCTGGTTGAAGCGGTGTGTATCCGGCGTTGA
- a CDS encoding D-sedoheptulose-7-phosphate isomerase, with the protein MSFANALQRHFDTFNQLNSLEAGSQLLADQIEQCFNNGGKLIFMGNGGSAADSQHLAAEFVVRYKAERRPLAAIALTVDSSILTAHSNDYSYDSVFTRQMLALAKAEDLVIGISTSGNSANVIDAIEAAKQIGCTTWAWTGSHGGKLNDIADHLIRVPSDETARIQEAHIFVGHWLCEEMDRRLSGEG; encoded by the coding sequence ATGTCTTTTGCTAATGCCCTGCAACGCCATTTTGATACCTTTAACCAACTGAACAGCCTTGAAGCGGGAAGTCAGTTGCTGGCCGATCAGATTGAACAATGCTTCAACAACGGCGGCAAACTGATCTTTATGGGTAACGGTGGCAGCGCCGCCGACAGCCAGCATCTGGCCGCTGAGTTTGTTGTTCGCTACAAAGCAGAACGCCGCCCGCTGGCTGCCATTGCGCTGACGGTAGACAGCTCAATTCTCACCGCCCACAGTAACGATTACAGCTATGACTCAGTATTCACCCGACAGATGCTGGCACTGGCTAAAGCAGAAGATCTGGTGATCGGTATCTCAACCTCAGGCAACAGCGCCAACGTGATTGACGCGATCGAAGCAGCCAAACAGATCGGCTGCACCACCTGGGCCTGGACCGGTTCCCACGGCGGCAAACTGAATGACATTGCGGATCATCTGATCCGGGTACCTTCAGACGAAACTGCGCGCATTCAGGAAGCGCATATTTTTGTCGGCCACTGGCTGTGCGAAGAGATGGACCGCCGCCTGTCCGGCGAAGGCTGA
- the cyaY gene encoding iron donor protein CyaY, with product MTESEFNDRVDQTLEQIEEILDDAETDIDVQLGGGILTIICENRSQLIFTRQAPVKQLWLATKSGGFHFDYDTDQAGWVLDSDGQPLGPFLKKAFADQAGESLEFDLTGA from the coding sequence ATGACTGAGAGCGAATTTAACGATCGGGTAGACCAGACTCTGGAGCAAATCGAGGAGATTCTGGACGATGCCGAAACCGATATTGACGTCCAGCTGGGTGGCGGCATCCTGACCATTATCTGCGAGAATCGCTCACAGCTGATCTTTACCCGTCAGGCCCCGGTTAAACAGCTATGGCTGGCTACCAAGAGTGGCGGTTTCCACTTTGATTACGATACTGATCAGGCAGGCTGGGTGCTGGACAGCGATGGCCAGCCCCTCGGCCCGTTCCTGAAGAAAGCCTTTGCCGATCAGGCAGGCGAATCCCTAGAATTTGATCTGACAGGAGCCTGA
- the lptM gene encoding LPS translocon maturation chaperone LptM — translation MKTQTKRIGILMLFSLVMLAGCGQKGPLYLPDGEEQQNTQQK, via the coding sequence GTGAAAACACAGACTAAGCGTATTGGAATTTTAATGCTGTTCAGCCTGGTTATGTTGGCCGGTTGTGGACAGAAAGGACCGCTCTACCTTCCGGATGGTGAAGAGCAGCAAAACACGCAGCAGAAGTAA